CGAGGTCACTGCTTACATTCCGGGTGAGGGACACAACCTGCAGGAGCACTCCATCGTGCTCGTGCGTGGTGGCCGTGTGAAGGACCTGCCCGGTGTTCGCTACAAGATCATCCGCGGTTCCCTCGACACCCAGGGTGTCAAGAACCGCAAGCAGGCCCGCAGCCGCTACGGCGCCAAGAAGGAGAAGTAAACAATGCCTCGTAAGGGCCCTGCCCCGAAGCGCCCGGTCATCATCGACCCGGTCTACGGTTCTCCTCTTGTCACGTCGCTCATCAACAAGGTGCTGCTGAACGGCAAGCGCTCCACCGCCGAGCGCATCGTCTACGGCGCCATGGAGGGCCTGCGCGAGAAGACCGGCAACGACCCGGTCATCACGCTGAAGCGCGCTCTCGAGAACATCAAGCCGACCATCGAGGTCAAGTCCCGCCGTGTCGGTGGCGCGACCTACCAGGTCCCGATCGAGGTCAAGCCCGGCCGCGCGAGCACCCTCGCTCTGCGCTGGCTCGTCGGCTACTCCCGCGCCCGTCGCGAGAAGACCATGACCGAGCGCCTGCTCAACGAGCTTCTCGACGCGTCCAACGGCCTCGGCGCCGCTGTGAAGAAGCGCGAGGACACCCACAAGATGGCCGAGTCCAACAAGGCCTTCGCGCACTACCGCTGGTAGTCGCTACCCACATCGAGACCGAGAGAAGACGAAAGCCTTATGGCTACCACTTCACTTGACCTGGCCAAGGTCCGCAACATCGGGATCATGGCCCACATCGACGCGGGCAAGACGACCACCACCGAGCGGATCCTGTTCTACACCGGCGTCTCCTACAAGATCGGTGAGGTCCACGACGGCGCCGCCACGATGGACTGGATGGAGCAGGAGCAGGAGCGTGGCATCACGATCACCTCTGCTGCCACCACCTGTCACTGGCCGCTTGCCGACGTCGACCACACCATCAACATCATCGACACCCCGGGCCACGTCGACTTCACCGTCGAGGTGGAGCGTTCCCTTCGTGTGCTCGACGGCGCTGTGACGGTGTTCGACGGTGTCGCAGGTGTCGAGCCCCAGTCCGAGACCGTGTGGCGTCAGGCGGACCGCTACGGCGTCCCGCGCATCTGCTTCGTCAACAAGCTCGACCGGACCGGCGCCGAGTTCCACCGCTGCGTCGACATGATCAGCAACCGCCTGGGCGCGACGCCGATCGTCATGCAGCTCCCGATCGGTGCCGAGGCCGACTTCAAGGGCGTCGTCGACCTGGTCACGATGAAGGCCTTCGTGTGGTCCGCCGAGGCGGAGAAGGGCGAGATGTACGACGTGGTCGACATCCCGGCCACCCACACCGAGGCTGCCGAGGAGTACCGCGGCAAGCTCGTCGAGACCGTCGCCGAGAACGACGACGAGATCATGGAGCTGTACCTGGAGGGCCAGGAGCCCTCGGTGGAGCAGCTGTACGCCGCGATCCGTCGTATCACCATCGCGTCCGGCAAGTCCCAGGACGTCACGGTCACCCCCGTGTTCTGCGGTACCGCGTTCAAGAACAAGGGCGTTCAGCCCCTGCTCGACGCGGTCGTGCGCTACCTCCCCTCCCCGCTCGACGTCGAGGCCATCGAAGGCCACGCCGTGAACGACCCGGAGGAGATCGTCAAGCGCAAGCCGTCCGACGACGAGCCGCTGTCCGCGCTGGCGTTCAAGATCATGAGCGACCCGCACCTCGGCAAGCTCACCTTCGTCCGGGTCTACTCGGGCCGCCTGGAGTCCGGCACCGCCGTGCTGAACTCCGTCAAGGGCAAGAAGGAGCGCATCGGCAAGATCTACCGCATGCACGCGAACAAGCGTGAGGAGATCGCGGCGGTCGGCGCCGGCGACATCGTCGCCGTCATGGGTCTGAAGCAGACCACGACCGGCGAGACGCTGTGCGACGACAAGAACCCGGTGATCCTGGAGTCCATGGACTTCCCGGCGCCGGTCATCCAGGTCGCCATCGAGCCCAAGTCGAAGGGCGACCAGGAGAAGCTGGGCATCGCGATCCAGCGCCTGGCCGAGGAGGACCCGTCGTTCCAGGTCCACTCGGACGAGGAGACCGGCCAGACCATCATCGGTGGCATGGGCGAGCTGCACCTCGAGGTGCTGGTCGACCGTATGCGCCGTGAGTTCAAGGTCGAGGCCAACGTCGGCAAGCCGCAGGTCGCCTACCGTGAGACCATCCGCAAGGCGGTCGACCGGGTCGACTACACGCACAAGAAGCAGACTGGTGGAACCGGCCAGTTCGCCAAGGTGCAGATCGCGATCGAGCCGATCGAGGGCGGCGACGCCTCGTACGAGTTCGTGAACAAGGTCACCGGTGGCCGTATCCCGAAGGAGTACATCCCCTCGGTGGACGCCGGTGCGCAGGAGGCCATGCAGTTCGGCATCCTCGCGGGCTACGAGATGACGGGCGTCCGCGTCACGCTTCTCGACGGTGGCTACCACGAGGTCGACTCCTCCGAGCTCGCCTTCAAGATCGCCGGTTCGCAGGCGTTCAAGGAGGCCGCGCGCAAGGCCAGCCCCGTGCTGCTCGAGCCGATGATGGCCGTCGAGGTCACCACGCCCGAGGACTACATGGGCGAGGTCATCGGCGACATCAACTCCCGCCGTGGCCAGATCCAGGCCATGGAGGAGCGTGCCGGCGCCCGCGTCGTGAAGGGCCTCGTGCCCCTCTCGGAGATGTTCGGCTACGTCGGAGACCTCCGCAGCAAGACCTCGGGTCGCGCAAGCTACTCGATGCAGTTCGACTCCTACGCCGAGGTTCCGAGGAACGTCGCCGAGGAGATCATCGCGAAGGCCAAGGGCGAGTAACGCACTCCGTTTGCACGCCGTAGGCTTGACTCCGGAGCCTCTCGGGGCAAACGCCCGCATTGCGGGATGTTTGCCCCTGGGCCCGGGCTTTCCAGCAAAGATCACCTGGCGCCGATGAGTAAGGCGTACAGAACCACTCCGTAGGAGGACCCCAGTGGCGAAGGCGAAGTTCGAGCGGACTAAGCCGCACGTCAACATCGGCACCATCGGTCACATCGACCACGGTAAGACGACCCTCACGGCCGCCATTACCAAGGTGCTGCACGACAAGTACCCGGACCTGAACGAGGCCTCGGCCTTCGACCAGATCGACAAGGCTCCCGAAGAGCGCCAGCGCGGTATCACCATCTCCATCGCGCACGTCGAGTACCAGACGGAGACGCGTCACTACGCGCACGTCGACTGCCCGGGTCACGCGGACTACATCAAGAACATGATCACCGGTGCGGCCCAGATGGACGGTGCCATCCTCGTGGTCGCCGCCACCGACGGCCCGATGCCGCAGACCAAGGAGCACGTGCTCCTGGCCCGCCAGGTCGGCGTGCCGTACATCGTCGTCGCCCTGAACAAGGCCGACATGGTGGACGACGAGGAGATCCTGGAGCTCGTCGAGCTCGAGGTCCGTGAGCTCCTCTCCGAGTACGAGTTCCCGGGCGACGACCTGCCGGTCGTCAAGGTCTCGGCGCTCAAGGCGCTCGAGGGCGACCCGGAGTGGGGCCAGTCCGTTCTGGACCTCATGGCGGCCGTCGACGAGGCGATCCCGGAGCCGGAGCGCGACGTCGACAAGCCGTTCCTCATGCCGATCGAGGACGTCTTCACGATCACCGGTCGCGGTACGGTCGTCACCGGCCGTATCGAGCGTGGTGTCCTGAAGGTCAACGAGACCGTCGACATCATCGGCATCAAGACCGAGAAGACCACCACCACGGTCACCGGCATCGAGATGTTCCGCAAGCTGCTCGACGAGGGCCAGGCGGGCGAGAACGTCGGTCTGCTCCTCCGTGGCATCAAGCGCGAGGACGTCGAGCGCGGCCAGGTCATCATCAAGCCGGGTTCGGTCACGCCGCACACCGACTTCGAGGCCCAGGCCTACATCCTGTCCAAGGACGAGGGTGGCCGTCACACGCCGTTCTTCAACAACTACCGTCCGCAGTTCTACTTCCGTACGACGGACGTGACGGGCGTTGTGACCCTCCCCGAGGGCACCGAGATGGTGATGCCGGGTGACAACACCGAGATGAAGGTGGAGCTCATCCAGCCCATCGCCATGGAAGAGGGCCTGAAGTTCGCCATCCGCGAGGGTGGTCGCACGGTGGGCGCCGGCCAGGTCATCAAGATCACCAAGTAGTTCTTGGCCGATCGACCCGGTAGCTCCAGCATGAGCTTCCGCTCTCGCTGAGCACCTGAGAGGGCCCGTACGACTCCGGTCGTACGGGCCCTTTCGCATGCCCGCACACCGGTGCGGCCGGGGCGGGCGTCGGGGCAGGTGAAGTCTGGGCGAACCCTGTGCGGCGGGGCCGCGACGCGCCGACGAGCGATCGGTCAAGCTTGCGAGGCTCGTGCGTGGATTGCACCTGTCTGCTCCCTGTGCGGTGGTTGTGGCGGCCGTAGTCTGATCGGCCGGTGCCCATCGGGCGGACCGGACCCACCGACGAGGATGACTGGCTTGGCTCTCACACGCGGTGCGCAGCCGCTGCCCCCGCTCACCGCACTGCCCCACCCGGCCGCCGGCCCCGCCCGGCCGGGACGCGAGCGCTCCCGCCGCCTCTACGCCGTGGACGGCATCCGCCTCCTCGCGGCCCTCATGGTCGCCCTGCACCACTACGCCGGCACCCGCCGCGTCAACCAGCCGCACAACCTCATCTGGGACCGCCCGGTCTCCGACATCATGCCGACGGTGTTCCACGTCGCGACCTACGGCTGGATCGGCGTCGAGATCTTCTTCGTGATCAGCGGCTTCGTGATCTGCATGTCGTGCTGGGGCCGGACCCCGCGCCAGTTCTTCGTGTCCCGGGTCATCCGCCTCTACCCGGCCTACTGGTTCGCGGTCCTCTTCACCACCGCCGTGCTGGCGGCGGCGCCGGGCGTCTGGGAACGCCTGCGCCTACGGGACGTACTCCTCAACCTGACGATGCTCCAGTCCGGTTCGGGCGTCCAGAACGTCGACGGCGTCTACTGGACCCTCTGGTCGGAGCTGCGCTTCTACCTGCTCTTCCTGGCGGTGGTCGCCACGGGCCTGACCTACCGCAAGGTGGTCGTCTTCTGCTGCGCATGGGGCGCGGCGGCGATGCTGGCGCCGGTGTCGAAGTGGCCTCTCCTGGAACTGATCGCCAACCCGGAGGGGGCCTGGTACTTCATCGCGGGCCTCGCCCTCTACCTGATGCACCGCTTCGGCCAGGACGTTCTGTTGTGGGGGATCCTCGCGATGTCCTGGCTGATGGCTCAGAAGGAACTGGGCACCCGGATAGACGAGGTCGAACACGTGTCGAGCTGGCGAGGAGCGGTGCTGATCTTCACGGCGTTCCTGCTGCTCATGGTCTCTGTCGCCCTCGGCCACACGGACCGCATCCGCTGGCGCTGGCTGGCGACGGCGGGAAGCCTGACGTATCCCCTCTACCTGATGCACTACGCGGCGGGTACGGCGGTCATCAGCCGCCTGCGCGACGAGATGGACCCCCGGCTGCTGGTGGCGGCGGTCCTGACCGGCTTCCTGCTGCTGAGCTGGGCGGTTCACCGGTGGGTGGAGCGGCCGCTGGCGGGGGCGGTGAAGCGGGGGTTGGAGGGGGCGTTCGGGCGGGTGCGGGGGGTTGGGCAGGGGGCCCGGGGTTGATCGGGCGGGGTGGTTCAGAACCCCAGGTGGGTTATCTGCACGATGTAGACGCGTTCGCTCCGCACGACGACCTGGTAACTGAACATGCCGCCCGGGACGATGATGTCGTGGCCCGTCGGGTCGACGTCCTCGTGAGCCCGGCCATGGACGTGAAGAGCTTCAGCCGCCCTGACCAGCTCATCGGCCCTGAGCTCCACCGCGGCGAGGAAGTCCGGAGGCGCGGTACGGGCGGCTTCTTCGGCTCCGAACGCGTACTCCCACTTCCAGCTCACTCGCGCACGGCCTTCATCGCCTCGTCGAGAACCGCACTCAGTTCGCGAAGGGCTTCCCGGGCGACGGCCGGATCCTCGTGCTCCAGGTTGTTCTCCGCCTGTGTATAGCGGACTGCCAGGTCAGGGCGTCGTGCGATCTCGATGTCCCTGGCCCAGGACAGGACCCAGCTCTGGACCGGACTGAGGGACTGCCACTCGACCGCCTTGGCGAAGGCCTCGTCCTTCATGGCCTGCATCTCGTCCAGGCGGCCTGGAGCTATGAGGGCGAGTGCTGCACGCAGAGCATCAGGAGTCAGTTCAGGACGCGGGATCAGCTCGTGTCCGTGGTTGGCCTGAGTGCTCATGGTGTCCTCCAGGGGATGCCCAAGCCAGAGTATCCGTCCGGGGTGACAGGACAGCGGGGCGCGAGGAAGACGGGAGGCAGGCATCAGGCGGCCCCGGGCCCGGGGGCCCGGCAGTCGCGGCAGAGGCCTGGTTCCGGGGCGTGGAAGGCACGGTCGCAGCCGTCGCAGTTCTGGAGGCGGGTGCGGGGCGGTGGGGGAGAGGGCGGGGGCCGGAAGGGAGGTGGGGGCGGTAGGTCGGCGGCGAGACGGTGGGCCAGGAGGGCGGCTGGGCGGCGTAGGTCCTCGCGAGGGAGGTCCGCCGTCAGGGCCTGGCGTAGGGCGACGGGGCCGACGTCCCGCTCCAGCCAGGCCGCGACTCCCGGGCGCGAGGTGGGCCGTGTCGAGGGCGGAGAGCAGGAGGCGGGGGTCGTGGCGGCGCAGGCCGGCGAGCACGTCGGTGGCCGTCTGGAGGAGCTCCGGGGCCGGGTACGCGGGCTGCGGCACGGCCGGGAGCGCCTTGCGGGGAGCCGGGCGTCGCTTCGGGGCGGGGGCGGGCCTGGGGTGGTCTTCTGCGGTCCCGCGGTGGCCTGGCCGGTTGCAGGAGATCGTGCGGGTGACAATCCGGCCGCCGGGGATGCGTTCGCGTTCGCGGCGCAGGTAGCCGTGGGTTTCCAGTTCGCGCAGGGCGGCGGCGATCCGGGTCGTGCCCTCGGGGAAGCGGGCGGCGAGGGTCTTGATGTCGACGGGGGTGTTGGCCGGGATGGACTGGATGTACACACCGAGTCCGATGGCGAGTCCGGACAGCTCCGGGTGCTGGGCGAGGTGGTTGCCGATCACCGTGAAGTGGGTGGTGTGGCGGACGTTGTCGTGGACGACGCCGGAATGGGGCCCCCTGCGAGGGTGGTTTTTGCCCGGGATACGGGACTGGGGGCGCGGGGGCGCGCTAGGGTTTTCTGTGTCCATCGGGAAGCTCTTTTCTTCCTCGTGGGCGTCCATCGGGAAGCTTTGCACTTCCTCGGTGGTTAGGCCCTCGCACTGGGATGCCAGTCCCTGCGGGGGCCGTCGCTTTTTCTGCGGCTGTTGTGCTGAGAGTAGGGCAGGCAACCCGTCCCGAATCCAGCCCAGTTGGGCATATTCACTCGCGGGAGTGAGTTTGCGCTGTGGGCGGGAGGGGTGGGGCTTGGTGGGGTTCTTTCACCCCGGTGGTCCTTTGGAAAAGACCGCCCCCGCCACCGAAACACGACTTCGCGGGTTCCGGTGAAACCCGCACTTCGGCCCACACCGTCTTGCGTGGACGCCGCCCCTCCGCTACTCCCCAACGGTCGGCGAGCGTGTCCACGAGCAGCAGCCCCCGGCCCGATTCGCCCTCCGGGTTCATCACCGCTCGTGTGGGACGCAAGTCCGTGTTCGAACGGGACCCCATGCCAGAACTCGGGTTCATCCTGGAAGAGTGGACGCTACGACGTCCGTTCGGCGGGAGGGCGACATTGCGCAGGCAGCTCGAACACCTGCTGGAGACAGGGCGGTTGCGGAACGTCGAGCTTCAGGTGATGCCGATGGATCGCGAGGAACATGCGGGGCTGGCTGGTGGCATCGAGGTGCTGAAGTTCGGAGACGGCTCCGCTCTTGGGCGTTCGCCGGCGGTGGCCAACGGCCGGGCGGTATCCGACCTGAAGCAGCTCCGTATCCTTGAACTGCGGTATGGCATCATCCGAGCTCAGGCGCTCACTCCACGTGAGTCGTTGGCCTTCGTCGAGCAACTGCTGGGGGATACATGATCCGGGACCTGGTGTGGTTCAAGAGCAGCTACAGCAGCAGCTCCGAGGGCGACTCCTGCATCGAAATCGCCACCACCCCCGTCGCCATCCACGTCCGTGACTCCAAGGTCGCCGACGGCCCCACCTTCAACGTCGCCTCGGCCGCATGGACGGAATTCGTGGCCCACGCCTCAGACCGTTAGACGGCCCGAGCGCGTTGCTGCTTAGCTGGGTGGTGATCGTGACCCGCGGCCGGTGAGAGAGGTGCCTGGTGGACACTCCGCGACTGGAGGAGGTGCGCCTGACCTCTTTCAAGAGCTTCACCGAACAGCGTCTGCCGCTCAACGACCTGACGGTGCTCATCGGCCGCAACGGCAGCGGCAAGTCGAACGCCCTGGACGGACTGATGGTGCTGTCCCGGCTGGCGGCGCTGGGGGAGTCGCTGCGGGACGCTCTGGACGGTCCGCGCAGCGGTGGCGAAGAGCCGGTCCGAGGAGGTGCGGGGGGTTGCGCGCCACTGGGGGAGCTGTCGTTTCGGCTGGGCTGCCGGGTCCGGTCCGGGCAGGCCGTCTACGACCTCGATGTGGAGATCGCGACCTTCCCCGAGGTACGGGTGCTGCACGAGGAGCTGACGGCGGTCGAGGGCGTGCGCTACGCGGGCCGGCGACTGGGGGCAGGCCGCCCCCTGCTGGTCAGCGACCCGGCGGACGTCCGGCGAGGCGACCTCAACGTGCGGTGCTTCAACGGGCGGCGTGGCACGGACCCGGGCATGCCGTTCTCCTCGGACCGCCTCCTGACGGGCCAGGTGCCGCTGCGCGTCCCGGTGACCACCGAGGCGAACAAACTGCTCCACGAGGCATCCCAGGACGTCCTCGGGGTCCTTCGCGAGGTCTTCATGCTGGATCCGGTCCCGCACCTGATGAGGCAGTACGTGAACTCCCGTGACGGGGAGCTCAGGCGCAGCGGCGACAACCTCAGCGCGGCCGTCGTGGAGCTGATGAGAAAGGACCGGGCAGCCTTCACCCGGCTCACCCAGCTGGTGGCCGGCATGCCGGAGTACCCGGTGCGGGCGATCGGCTGGGTGGAGACAAGGTTCGGCGACGTGCAGCTCCTCCTGAAGGAGGCGGGCTATCACGGAGCGGAGCACGACGTCCCGGCGAGGCTCCTCAGCGACGGCATGCTCCGCTTCCTCGCCTTCGGCACGGCGCTGCTCAGCGCTCCGGACGCGGACGACGAGGCGCTCGGCTGGGCTCAGCGCCACCTGGTCATCGAGGAGATCGAGAACGGTCTCTACCCCACGCAGGCCGCCCGGGTGCTGCACCTGATGAAAGAGGAGTCGCAGCACCGCCGTATCGACGTCCTGTTCACCACGCACAGCCCGGCCCTGCTCAACTCCCTCACCGCCGAGGACCACTCCGGCGTCGTCGTGTGCACCAGGGATCCGGAGTCGGGCGAGAGCAGGCTGACGCGGCTCACAGAACTGCCGGGCTATGTGGATCTTCTCGCCGCAGGCGATCTGGGGGACGCGGTGAGCAAAGGGCGGCTGCCCGACGCGCTGCGCCCCCGGGACACGGGCGTGGACACCGTCGAGGACTTCCTGAGGAGCCTGTGAGCGCGTGAGCAAGCGGTCCGGTACCGGGTTCCAGCGGCCCGTCGTCGACTTTCTGGACACGTCGGTCTTCGTCGAGATCCTCGACGTTCCCTACATGAACGACCACAGGTCGGACGTCCTGGCCGAGATGGACGCCCGCCTCCGGGCCGGAGTCAGCTTCGTCCTGCCCACCGCGACGGTGATCGAGACCGGCAACCACGTCTTCCAGGTCAAGGACGGCTGGGCCCGGCGACGCTGTGCGGACGTGTTCATGAAAACCCTGCGCAGGACCGCACAGGGCGAGGCTCCATGGCGGCTGCACGAGCGAACCTGGGACGGAGCGTTCCTCGCCTCCCTGTGCGACGGCGGCAGCACGGGCATGGATCTGAGCGAGCACGCGGCGACCGGGCTGCTCGGCACCGGGGATCTCAGCATCGTCGCCGAGCGCGACCTCTACGCGTCCCGCGTCCAGGCCCGGGTACGCGTCTGGACCCTGGAGCAGTCCATGGGCACCTGGGCCGACCCGGTCTGACCCGGCCCGATCCGTCGCGCGTTTGACCTACATCACTCTCGGGGTATTCTCTCCGGCTCGATTGGCGGACCCCCTGCCCCATATGGCAGACTAGCGGGGTTGCTCGGTCGAGTGTTGATGCTGCGCGCCTCCCGCCGGGAGGACCGGAAGCGAGTCCCACAGTACTCGTCGCCCTAACTGCCTGATGGCAGCGCTGGGGCGGACGTACGGGAATCTTTCGGGAAGTGTCAGTGCAGCGCCGACCAGGCACCCGGTGGGCCTTTCGCTCCCGGCTTGCGGTTCCGGAAGGGCCGTGCTTACCCGGCAGGGATGTTCGAACAAGGGGCATCTGTGTCGGTGACAGCGCGACACACCCGACCGCGTGGGTCGGAGAAGCGAGTGACGGAACACCCGGTTCCAGAGCGTTAAAAGAGACAGGACTACTGAGTAGCCATGGCGGGACAGAAGATCCGCATCCGGCTCAAGGCCTACGACCACGAGGTCATCGACAGCTCGGCGAAGAAGATCGTCGAGACGGTGACCCGCACTGGTGCGTCGGTCGCGGGCCCGGTGCCGCTGCCCACTGAGAAGAACGTGTACTGCGTCATCAAGTCGCCGCACAAGTACAAGGACTCGCGCGAGCACTTCGAGATGCGCACGCACAAGCGCCTGATCGACATTCTCGACCCGACCCCCAAGACCGTTGACTCTCTGATGCGACTCGACCTCCCGGCCGGTGTCGACATCGAGATCAAGCTCTGAAGGCCGGTGATCTGAGAATGGCTAAGCAGATCAAGGGCATCCTGGGCGAGAAGCTCGGCATGACGCAGGTGTGGGACGAGAACAACCGTGTTGTTCCGGTCACCGTCGTCAAGGCCAGCCCCAACGTCGTGACCCAGGTCCGTACGAACGACAGTGACGGCTACGAGTCGGTCCAGATCGCCTTCGGCGAGATCGACCCGCGCAAGGTGAACAAGCCCCTCAAGGGTCACTTCGCCAAGGCCGACGTCACCCCCCGTCGCCACCTCGTCGAGATCCGCACCGCGGACGCCTCCGAGTACACGCTGGGCCAGGAGATCACCGCTGAGGTGTTCGAGGCCGGCGTGAAGGTCGACGTGACCGGCAAGAGCAAGGGCAAGGGCTTCGCCGGTGTCATGAAGCGTCACAACTTCAAGGGCCTCGGCGCCGGACACGGCACCCAGCGCAAGCACCGCTCTCCCGGTTCCATCGGTGGCTGCGCCACCCCGGGCCGCGTGTTCAAGGGCCTCCGCATGGCGGGTCGCATGGGCAACGAGCGTGTCACCACCCAGAACCTGACCGTCCACGCCGTTGACGCGGAGAAGGGTCTGCTGCTCATCAAGGGCGCTGTCCCCGGTCCGAACGGCGGCCTCGTCCTGGTCCGCACCGCGGCCAAGGGGGCCTGAGGTACCGATGAGCACTGTTGACATCCTTTCGCCTGCAGGCGAGAAGACCGGAAGCGTCGAGCTCCCCGCGGAGATCTTCGGCGTGGAGAAGATCAGCATCCCGCTGATCCACCAGGTCGTCGTCGCGCAGAACGCGGCTGCCCGCCAGGGCACGCACAAGACCAAGCGCCGCGGTGAAGTCCGCGGTGGCGGTAAGAAGCCTTACCGTCAGAAGGGCACCGGCCGCGCGCGCCAGGGCTCGACCCGCGCGCCGCAGTTCGCCGGCGGTGGCGTCGTCCACGGCCCGCAGCCGCGTGACTACTCCCAGCGGACCCCGAAGAAGATGAAGGCTGCCGCTCTGCGTCACGCCCTCACCGACCGGGCCCGCCACAACCGCATTCACGTCGTCACCGGCGTGATCGAGGGCGAGGCTCCCTCCACGAAGGCCGCTCGGACGCTGTTCGGCAAGATCTCGGAGCGCAAGAACCTGCTCCTGGTCGTCGACCGCGCCGACGAGGCCGCGTGGCTGTCCGCCCGCAACCTGCCCCAGGTGCACATCCTGGAGCCGGGCCAGCTGAACACGTACGACGTGATCGTCTCGGACGACGTGGTCTTCACCCAGGCCGCTCTCGAGTCCTTCGTCGCCGGCCCGCAGGCCAACGACACCGAAGGGAGTGACGCCTGATGGCTACGCGTCACCCGAGCATCGCCCCCAAGGCTGCGAAGGCCGCCAAGGCCGCGCGCGTCGCCAAGGCACGCCGCCACGCCGCCGAGGGCAAGAACACCGTCGTCACCGCGCCCAGCAAGGCGTACACGGACCCCCGTGACGTGCTGCTGAAGCCGGTCGTGTCGGAGAAGAGCTACGCGCTCCTCGACGAGAACAAGTACACGTTCATCGTCGACCCCACCGCGAACAAGACCCAGATCAAGCAGGCCGTCCAGGCGGTCTTCTCGGTCAAGGTCACCGGGGTCAACACGATCAACCGCCAGGGCAAGCGCAAGCGCACCAAGACCGGTTTCGGTCAGCGCGCGAGCACCAAGCGCGCGATCGTGACCCTCGCTGAGGGCGACCGTATCGACATCTTCGGCGGTCCGACCGCCTGACGGCGGTCCGGATCGTCCGATATCGGACGAGGACTGAGAAATGGGAATCCGCAAGTACAAGCCGACTACGCCGGGCCGTCGTGGCTCCAGCGTCGCCGACTTCGTCGAGGTCACGCGGTCCACGCCGGAGAAGTCGCTGGTTCGCCCCCTGCACAGCAAGGGCGGCCGTAACAATTCC
This window of the Streptomyces sp. NBC_01275 genome carries:
- the rpsL gene encoding 30S ribosomal protein S12; protein product: MPTIQQLVRKGRQDKVEKNKTPALEGSPQRRGVCTRVFTTTPKKPNSALRKVARVRLTSGIEVTAYIPGEGHNLQEHSIVLVRGGRVKDLPGVRYKIIRGSLDTQGVKNRKQARSRYGAKKEK
- the rpsG gene encoding 30S ribosomal protein S7 encodes the protein MPRKGPAPKRPVIIDPVYGSPLVTSLINKVLLNGKRSTAERIVYGAMEGLREKTGNDPVITLKRALENIKPTIEVKSRRVGGATYQVPIEVKPGRASTLALRWLVGYSRARREKTMTERLLNELLDASNGLGAAVKKREDTHKMAESNKAFAHYRW
- the fusA gene encoding elongation factor G; the protein is MATTSLDLAKVRNIGIMAHIDAGKTTTTERILFYTGVSYKIGEVHDGAATMDWMEQEQERGITITSAATTCHWPLADVDHTINIIDTPGHVDFTVEVERSLRVLDGAVTVFDGVAGVEPQSETVWRQADRYGVPRICFVNKLDRTGAEFHRCVDMISNRLGATPIVMQLPIGAEADFKGVVDLVTMKAFVWSAEAEKGEMYDVVDIPATHTEAAEEYRGKLVETVAENDDEIMELYLEGQEPSVEQLYAAIRRITIASGKSQDVTVTPVFCGTAFKNKGVQPLLDAVVRYLPSPLDVEAIEGHAVNDPEEIVKRKPSDDEPLSALAFKIMSDPHLGKLTFVRVYSGRLESGTAVLNSVKGKKERIGKIYRMHANKREEIAAVGAGDIVAVMGLKQTTTGETLCDDKNPVILESMDFPAPVIQVAIEPKSKGDQEKLGIAIQRLAEEDPSFQVHSDEETGQTIIGGMGELHLEVLVDRMRREFKVEANVGKPQVAYRETIRKAVDRVDYTHKKQTGGTGQFAKVQIAIEPIEGGDASYEFVNKVTGGRIPKEYIPSVDAGAQEAMQFGILAGYEMTGVRVTLLDGGYHEVDSSELAFKIAGSQAFKEAARKASPVLLEPMMAVEVTTPEDYMGEVIGDINSRRGQIQAMEERAGARVVKGLVPLSEMFGYVGDLRSKTSGRASYSMQFDSYAEVPRNVAEEIIAKAKGE
- the tuf gene encoding elongation factor Tu, which codes for MAKAKFERTKPHVNIGTIGHIDHGKTTLTAAITKVLHDKYPDLNEASAFDQIDKAPEERQRGITISIAHVEYQTETRHYAHVDCPGHADYIKNMITGAAQMDGAILVVAATDGPMPQTKEHVLLARQVGVPYIVVALNKADMVDDEEILELVELEVRELLSEYEFPGDDLPVVKVSALKALEGDPEWGQSVLDLMAAVDEAIPEPERDVDKPFLMPIEDVFTITGRGTVVTGRIERGVLKVNETVDIIGIKTEKTTTTVTGIEMFRKLLDEGQAGENVGLLLRGIKREDVERGQVIIKPGSVTPHTDFEAQAYILSKDEGGRHTPFFNNYRPQFYFRTTDVTGVVTLPEGTEMVMPGDNTEMKVELIQPIAMEEGLKFAIREGGRTVGAGQVIKITK
- a CDS encoding acyltransferase, with the protein product MTGLALTRGAQPLPPLTALPHPAAGPARPGRERSRRLYAVDGIRLLAALMVALHHYAGTRRVNQPHNLIWDRPVSDIMPTVFHVATYGWIGVEIFFVISGFVICMSCWGRTPRQFFVSRVIRLYPAYWFAVLFTTAVLAAAPGVWERLRLRDVLLNLTMLQSGSGVQNVDGVYWTLWSELRFYLLFLAVVATGLTYRKVVVFCCAWGAAAMLAPVSKWPLLELIANPEGAWYFIAGLALYLMHRFGQDVLLWGILAMSWLMAQKELGTRIDEVEHVSSWRGAVLIFTAFLLLMVSVALGHTDRIRWRWLATAGSLTYPLYLMHYAAGTAVISRLRDEMDPRLLVAAVLTGFLLLSWAVHRWVERPLAGAVKRGLEGAFGRVRGVGQGARG
- a CDS encoding DUF397 domain-containing protein is translated as MIRDLVWFKSSYSSSSEGDSCIEIATTPVAIHVRDSKVADGPTFNVASAAWTEFVAHASDR
- a CDS encoding AAA family ATPase, with protein sequence MDTPRLEEVRLTSFKSFTEQRLPLNDLTVLIGRNGSGKSNALDGLMVLSRLAALGESLRDALDGPRSGGEEPVRGGAGGCAPLGELSFRLGCRVRSGQAVYDLDVEIATFPEVRVLHEELTAVEGVRYAGRRLGAGRPLLVSDPADVRRGDLNVRCFNGRRGTDPGMPFSSDRLLTGQVPLRVPVTTEANKLLHEASQDVLGVLREVFMLDPVPHLMRQYVNSRDGELRRSGDNLSAAVVELMRKDRAAFTRLTQLVAGMPEYPVRAIGWVETRFGDVQLLLKEAGYHGAEHDVPARLLSDGMLRFLAFGTALLSAPDADDEALGWAQRHLVIEEIENGLYPTQAARVLHLMKEESQHRRIDVLFTTHSPALLNSLTAEDHSGVVVCTRDPESGESRLTRLTELPGYVDLLAAGDLGDAVSKGRLPDALRPRDTGVDTVEDFLRSL
- the rpsJ gene encoding 30S ribosomal protein S10; translation: MAGQKIRIRLKAYDHEVIDSSAKKIVETVTRTGASVAGPVPLPTEKNVYCVIKSPHKYKDSREHFEMRTHKRLIDILDPTPKTVDSLMRLDLPAGVDIEIKL
- the rplC gene encoding 50S ribosomal protein L3: MAKQIKGILGEKLGMTQVWDENNRVVPVTVVKASPNVVTQVRTNDSDGYESVQIAFGEIDPRKVNKPLKGHFAKADVTPRRHLVEIRTADASEYTLGQEITAEVFEAGVKVDVTGKSKGKGFAGVMKRHNFKGLGAGHGTQRKHRSPGSIGGCATPGRVFKGLRMAGRMGNERVTTQNLTVHAVDAEKGLLLIKGAVPGPNGGLVLVRTAAKGA